A genomic region of Oryza glaberrima chromosome 1, OglaRS2, whole genome shotgun sequence contains the following coding sequences:
- the LOC127760013 gene encoding probable polygalacturonase gives MGRQRWWLLLAVAAAAAVVVGAGAQETCSDMVPAAPRRGAWMSLASFGGGGGDGRTLSTAAFQAAVASIERRRAPGGALLYVPPGVWLTGPFNLTSHMTLFLARGAVIRATQDTSSWPLIEPLPSYGRGRELPGGRYMSLIHGNGLQDVVITGDNGTIDGQGSAWWDMWKKGTLPFTRPHLLELMNSSDVVVSNVVFQDSPFWNIHPVYCSNVVIRNVTVLAPHDSPNTDGIDPDSSSNVCIEDCYISTGDDLIAIKSGWDEYGMAYGRPSSHITIRRITGSSPFAGFAVGSETSGGVEHVLAEHLNFFSSGFGIHIKTNTGRGGFIRNVTVSDVTLDSVRYGLRIAGDVGGHPDDRYDRNALPVVDGLTIKNVQGQNIREAGSIKGIATSAFSRICLSNVKLNGGAAVRPWKCEAVSGAALDVQPSPCTELTSTSGMSFCTNSL, from the exons ATGGggaggcagcggtggtggctgctgctggcggtggcggcggcggcggcggtcgtcgtcggtGCCGGGGCGCAGGAGACGTGCTCGGACAtggtgccggcggcgccgcggcgcggggcgTGGATGTCGCTGGccagcttcggcggcggcggcggcgacgggcggacgcTGAGCACGGCGGCGTTCCAGGCCGCCGTGGCGAGCatcgagcggcggcgcgcgccgggcGGGGCGCTGCTGTACGTGCCGCCCGGGGTGTGGCTCACGGGCCCCTTCAACCTCACCTCCCACATGACGCTCTTCCTCGCGCGCGGCGCCGTCATCCGCGCCACCCAG GATACGTCAAGCTGGCCGCTGATCGAACCATTGCCGTCATATGGGAGAGGGCGTGAGCTTCCCGGTGGAAGATACATGAGTTTGATCCATGGCAATGGCCTTCAGGATGTTGTCATTACAG GCGATAATGGAACTATCGATGGCCAAGGCAGTGCGTGGTGGGACATGTGGAAGAAGGGCACACTACCCTTCACTAGGCCTCACTTACTCGAGCTGATGAACTCTTCTGATGTTGTCGTCTCCAATGTGGTCTTCCAGGATTCGCCGTTTTGGAACATCCATCCTGTTTACTGCAG caATGTGGTGATAAGAAATGTGACCGTACTAGCTCCACATGACTCACCCAACACTGATGGAATTGATCCAG ATTCCAGCAGCAACGTCTGCATCGAGGACTGCTACATCTCGACAGGAGATGATCTGATCGCCATCAAGAGTGGCTGGGACGAGTACGGCATGGCCTACGGGCGCCCCAGCTCGCACATCACCATCCGCCGGATCACCGGCTCCTCCCCCTTCGCCGGCTTCGCCGTCGGAAGCGAGACGTCCGGCGGCGTGGAGCACGTCCTCGCGGAGCACCTCAACTTCTTCAGCTCGGGGTTCGGCATCCACATCAAGACCAACACCGGCAGGGGAGGGTTCATCCGGAACGTCACCGTCTCCGACGTGACGCTGGACTCCGTCCGCTACGGCCTGAGGATcgccggcgatgtcggcggGCACCCCGACGACCGCTACGACCGGAACGCGCTCCCCGTCGTGGACGGCCTGACGATCAAGAACGTCCAGGGCCAGAACATCAGGGAGGCAGGGTCGATCAAGGGGATCGCGACGTCGGCCTTCTCCAGGATCTGCCTGTCCAACGTGAAGctcaacggcggcgcggcggtccgGCCGTGGAAGTGCGAGGCCGTCAGCGGGGCGGCGCTCGACGTGCAGCCGTCGCCGTGCACGGAGCTGACCAGCACGTCCGGGATGAGCTTCTGTACAAATTCGCTGTGA
- the LOC127786187 gene encoding polypyrimidine tract-binding protein homolog 1-like isoform X2 — protein sequence MFYTCRPLSRSFMASWQATASGTHVFSAFGFVQKIATFEKASGYQALIQFCDTETASSAKAALDGRCIPSYLLPELDVPCTLRINYSAHTVLNVKFQSHRSRDYTNPYLPVAPSAIDGSGPDGKKQEAESNVLLASVENMQYVVTIDVLHEVFSAFGFVQKIAIFEKNSGFQALIQYPDIQTAVAAKEALEGHSIYEGGYCKLHLTFSRHTDLNVKVNNERGRDYTGGNTAPTSNQPSILGPQPVYSGAYNNAPLSATGAVVPPGTTLTPPGAPSHPYTSSEPLPQTPAVPSGGAPLYTSQGILQGPPGVPPAQFPGYGSPQFPPGSAQAQMHQQHPVQGSQQMPGQMNHQPPPGSFMQYPGDGGRPVQDAPGQQAMPFHGHGGGQHLPPGYGGQPQFQQGPRPPMPPQQFPMYGDQQFPPGTGPQMMMPFAGQGGGQQHPFRPYNSH from the exons GTATTTTCTGCTTTTGGCTTTGTTCAAAAGATTGCCACCTTTGAGAAGGCATCTGGTTATCAG GCATTGATACAGTTCTGTGATACTGAAACTGCATCATCTGCCAAAGCTGCTCTGGATGGTAGATGCATTCCTAG CTATTTGCTTCCAGAACTTGATGTGCCTTGCACTTTGAGAATAAATTATTCAGCACATACTGTTCTAAATGTCAAGTTTCAAAGTCACAGGAGTAG AGACTACACTAATCCGTACCTTCCGGTTGCTCCTTCTGCTATAGATGGATCTGGACCG GATGGGAAGAAGCAGGAAGCAGAGAGCAACGTTCTGCTTGCATCTGTTGAGAACATGCAGTATGTTGTTACAATAGATGTGCTTCACGAG GTCTTTTCTGCTTTTGGTTTTGTGCAAAAGATTGCTATCTTTGAGAAGAACTCTGGCTTCCAGGCATTAATCCAGTATCCAG ATATTCAAACCGCAGTTGCAGCAAAAGAAGCATTAGAAGGGCACAGCATCTATGAAGGTGGATATTGCAAGCTTCATCTCACATTTTCGCGCCATACCGATCTTAATGTTAAG GTTAACAATGAGCGTGGTAGAGATTACACTGGAGGGAACACTGCACCGACCAGCAATCAACCTTCCATTCTTGGTCCTCAACCAGTATATTCCGGTGCTTACAACAACGCTCCTTTGTCAGCGACTGGTGCAGTAGTGCCACCAGGGACTACTCTCACTCCACCTGGAGCACCATCTCATCCTTACACATCCAGCGAGCCGCTTCCGCAAACTCCTGCCGTTCCCTCTGGTGGAGCTCCGCTGTACACTAGCCAGGGAATTCTTCAAGGCCCCCCTGGTGTTCCTCCTGCACAATTTCCAGGCTATGGATCTCCACAGTTTCCCCCAGGCTCAGCTCAAGCTCAAATGCATCAACAACATCCAGTCCAGGGAAGCCAGCAGATGCCTGGCCAAATGAACCATCAACCACCTCCAGGATCGTTCATGCAGTACCCTGGCGACGGAGGCCGTCCAGTTCAAGACGCACCTGGGCAACAAGCAATGCCGTTCCATGGCCATGGAGGAGGGCAGCATCTACCTCCAGGCTATGGAGGCCAGCCGCAGTTTCAGCAAGGTCCAAGGCCACCTATGCCGCCGCAGCAGTTTCCGATGTACGGCGACCAGCAGTTTCCTCCTGGTACGGGGCCCCAGATGATGATGCCCTTTGCTGGGCAGGGAGGAGGCCAGCAGCACCCGTTTCGCCCTTATAACAGCCATTAG
- the LOC127786187 gene encoding polypyrimidine tract-binding protein homolog 1-like isoform X3 gives MFYTWPLSRSFMASWQATASGTHVFSAFGFVQKIATFEKASGYQALIQFCDTETASSAKAALDGRCIPSYLLPELDVPCTLRINYSAHTVLNVKFQSHRSRDYTNPYLPVAPSAIDGSGPDGKKQEAESNVLLASVENMQYVVTIDVLHEVFSAFGFVQKIAIFEKNSGFQALIQYPDIQTAVAAKEALEGHSIYEGGYCKLHLTFSRHTDLNVKVNNERGRDYTGGNTAPTSNQPSILGPQPVYSGAYNNAPLSATGAVVPPGTTLTPPGAPSHPYTSSEPLPQTPAVPSGGAPLYTSQGILQGPPGVPPAQFPGYGSPQFPPGSAQAQMHQQHPVQGSQQMPGQMNHQPPPGSFMQYPGDGGRPVQDAPGQQAMPFHGHGGGQHLPPGYGGQPQFQQGPRPPMPPQQFPMYGDQQFPPGTGPQMMMPFAGQGGGQQHPFRPYNSH, from the exons GTATTTTCTGCTTTTGGCTTTGTTCAAAAGATTGCCACCTTTGAGAAGGCATCTGGTTATCAG GCATTGATACAGTTCTGTGATACTGAAACTGCATCATCTGCCAAAGCTGCTCTGGATGGTAGATGCATTCCTAG CTATTTGCTTCCAGAACTTGATGTGCCTTGCACTTTGAGAATAAATTATTCAGCACATACTGTTCTAAATGTCAAGTTTCAAAGTCACAGGAGTAG AGACTACACTAATCCGTACCTTCCGGTTGCTCCTTCTGCTATAGATGGATCTGGACCG GATGGGAAGAAGCAGGAAGCAGAGAGCAACGTTCTGCTTGCATCTGTTGAGAACATGCAGTATGTTGTTACAATAGATGTGCTTCACGAG GTCTTTTCTGCTTTTGGTTTTGTGCAAAAGATTGCTATCTTTGAGAAGAACTCTGGCTTCCAGGCATTAATCCAGTATCCAG ATATTCAAACCGCAGTTGCAGCAAAAGAAGCATTAGAAGGGCACAGCATCTATGAAGGTGGATATTGCAAGCTTCATCTCACATTTTCGCGCCATACCGATCTTAATGTTAAG GTTAACAATGAGCGTGGTAGAGATTACACTGGAGGGAACACTGCACCGACCAGCAATCAACCTTCCATTCTTGGTCCTCAACCAGTATATTCCGGTGCTTACAACAACGCTCCTTTGTCAGCGACTGGTGCAGTAGTGCCACCAGGGACTACTCTCACTCCACCTGGAGCACCATCTCATCCTTACACATCCAGCGAGCCGCTTCCGCAAACTCCTGCCGTTCCCTCTGGTGGAGCTCCGCTGTACACTAGCCAGGGAATTCTTCAAGGCCCCCCTGGTGTTCCTCCTGCACAATTTCCAGGCTATGGATCTCCACAGTTTCCCCCAGGCTCAGCTCAAGCTCAAATGCATCAACAACATCCAGTCCAGGGAAGCCAGCAGATGCCTGGCCAAATGAACCATCAACCACCTCCAGGATCGTTCATGCAGTACCCTGGCGACGGAGGCCGTCCAGTTCAAGACGCACCTGGGCAACAAGCAATGCCGTTCCATGGCCATGGAGGAGGGCAGCATCTACCTCCAGGCTATGGAGGCCAGCCGCAGTTTCAGCAAGGTCCAAGGCCACCTATGCCGCCGCAGCAGTTTCCGATGTACGGCGACCAGCAGTTTCCTCCTGGTACGGGGCCCCAGATGATGATGCCCTTTGCTGGGCAGGGAGGAGGCCAGCAGCACCCGTTTCGCCCTTATAACAGCCATTAG